In Ruminococcaceae bacterium R-25, one genomic interval encodes:
- a CDS encoding poly-gamma-glutamate synthesis protein (capsule biosynthesis protein), whose amino-acid sequence MIRSFDRHTLKLILTTVLVAAMTVNIAACNKGGTGEVLDTVSTDVEQSAATTVVLETVSTDPTATPTPSLTPTPTPTLSPEDRVVTVSFAGDCTLTQDYRSGKKGFDNKVNGDMDYCFKNCAGMFKSDDMTLVNLENPVTDKTSHKNNQYIFRMDAGNLEMLTRAGIEAVNIANNHMMDFWEDGVKDTRKNLDDKGILWSDDKYGTIFTTKNGIKIGMVGLGNDTDVSAVTGIIDDLRKKGAVIIIASCHFGAEGVYEPTARQKKIAHELIDYGVDIVVGTHPHRLQPIEKYKNHYIFYSLSNFCFGGNYSLTDPDSVIIQCDFIMDFDGSKCVDYRLRVYPYSQTSTRPGNDFCPKPYTWESEDYFRVMKRLGWAQGDE is encoded by the coding sequence GTGATCAGATCTTTTGACCGCCATACATTGAAGTTGATCTTAACTACGGTCTTAGTGGCTGCAATGACAGTCAACATCGCTGCCTGTAACAAAGGCGGAACGGGCGAAGTTCTTGATACTGTCTCGACAGATGTTGAGCAGTCTGCAGCAACCACAGTGGTCCTTGAGACCGTTTCGACTGACCCGACAGCCACTCCGACACCGTCGTTAACACCTACGCCCACTCCGACACTGTCTCCCGAAGACCGTGTCGTTACTGTATCTTTTGCAGGTGACTGCACTCTGACCCAGGACTACAGGTCCGGTAAGAAGGGCTTTGACAACAAGGTCAACGGCGATATGGACTATTGCTTTAAGAATTGTGCCGGGATGTTCAAGAGCGATGACATGACTCTCGTAAATCTCGAAAATCCTGTCACTGACAAGACGAGCCACAAGAATAACCAGTATATATTCCGCATGGATGCGGGCAATCTTGAAATGCTTACCAGAGCCGGGATCGAAGCTGTTAATATCGCAAATAACCATATGATGGATTTCTGGGAAGACGGCGTTAAGGATACCAGAAAGAACCTTGATGATAAGGGAATACTTTGGAGCGACGATAAGTACGGCACGATCTTTACTACCAAAAATGGCATTAAGATCGGCATGGTAGGTCTCGGCAACGATACCGATGTCTCTGCCGTAACAGGAATAATTGACGATTTAAGGAAAAAGGGTGCTGTGATCATCATCGCTTCATGCCATTTTGGTGCAGAAGGCGTCTATGAACCTACTGCAAGGCAGAAGAAGATTGCGCACGAACTAATTGATTACGGCGTCGATATTGTCGTCGGTACACACCCGCACCGTCTCCAGCCGATCGAAAAATACAAGAATCATTATATCTTCTATTCTCTCTCGAACTTTTGTTTTGGTGGAAATTACTCATTAACAGACCCCGATTCTGTAATAATTCAATGCGATTTTATTATGGACTTTGACGGTTCTAAATGCGTAGACTATAGACTGAGGGTTTATCCCTATTCTCAAACATCTACAAGACCCGGAAATGACTTCTGTCCAAAGCCTTATACATGGGAATCAGAAGACTATTTCAGGGTCATGAAGCGCCTTGGATGGGCCCAGGGCGACGAATAA
- a CDS encoding formyltetrahydrofolate-dependent phosphoribosylglycinamide formyltransferase, with protein sequence MKIAVFVSGGGTNLQAIIDNTKDGILKDIEIVLVLSSSKGAYALERAANNGIKSVVVSKKDFDSIEAWDEAVVSAVEESGAELIVLAGYLSLMGPKVVAKYSNRIINIHPALIPSFCGAGMYGIRPHQAALAKGVKVSGATVHFVNENYDEGPILLQKAVDVLSDDTPETLQRRIMEQCEWKILPQAIRLIADGKVDIKNNICYIK encoded by the coding sequence ATGAAGATTGCAGTATTTGTGTCAGGTGGCGGAACAAATCTCCAGGCCATCATCGACAATACTAAGGATGGTATCTTAAAGGATATCGAGATCGTACTTGTACTGTCATCTTCAAAGGGTGCTTATGCGCTCGAGAGAGCTGCAAATAACGGCATTAAGTCTGTTGTAGTTTCCAAGAAAGACTTTGATTCCATAGAAGCATGGGACGAGGCAGTCGTCTCGGCTGTTGAAGAGTCCGGTGCAGAACTTATCGTTCTTGCCGGATATCTTTCATTGATGGGACCTAAGGTCGTAGCTAAGTATTCCAACCGCATCATCAATATCCATCCGGCGCTCATTCCTTCATTCTGCGGAGCAGGCATGTATGGAATCAGGCCTCACCAGGCTGCTCTTGCAAAGGGCGTTAAGGTGTCAGGCGCAACAGTCCATTTCGTAAATGAGAATTACGATGAGGGTCCGATCCTTTTACAGAAGGCCGTAGACGTGCTTTCTGACGATACTCCCGAGACATTGCAGAGAAGGATAATGGAGCAGTGCGAGTGGAAGATCCTGCCTCAGGCAATAAGGCTCATTGCTGACGGCAAGGTCGATATAAAGAACAACATCTGCTATATAAAATGA
- a CDS encoding 4-alpha-glucanotransferase, which produces MSDKTQTDSKEFTKARCIHASRLPEYRQPFGARPCASYVDIFFDTYKDASNVTFCYTYGLYNFTYHEEPMYSVSGLGRYHVNLMLPSEPSILFYWFRFNCPGNLEDLPEGLKTDSPVQTLYYGAGMDTKDGEGTLYTEPPKVGVDEEKYPFAFQITVYNRDFKTPEFLKGAMIYQIFPDRFARDSAFDYQKLINTDDRTERIYHEDWNEDVDTKGKPETGYLACDFYGGSLKGIEEKLDYLKELGINVLYLNPIFEARSSHRYDTADYLNVDPVLGGTAAFMSLQNVCREKGIRIILDGVFSHTGADSRYFNKFDRYEGVGAYKAFNEGEESRYRSWYNFFRNSDGSVGYESWWGFPDLPNINEDDLAYRNFIFGKDGVVDTWLSRGASGFRLDVSDELPDSFIRQMRQTVKDKTDGEGAVIGEVWEDASNKCSYGNYRDFMLGNTHDSVMGYTFRHILLDFLSGYIDADIANTRFEGFRERYPEQAYYSMMNLVSSHDVPRIMTMLSRPEDTDDRDIQRGFKVDSRYYDTVSSLSKMAFAFQTCYIGASCIYYGDEILMEGYKDPFNRRTYPWNRIDQKQQEALAFFKRIARVRTENQCLKTGYYKTLMAEGGTFAFVRFLKEGRDAFGKDADGSRAVVFVMNRSDKPVFVDVTERYGSYECKDSNDGGEIHPISEQFILGGILGGTRKIGIKPLGIAIVIF; this is translated from the coding sequence ATGTCTGATAAGACACAGACTGATTCAAAAGAGTTTACTAAGGCGCGGTGCATTCATGCATCGCGCCTTCCTGAGTACAGGCAGCCGTTTGGCGCAAGACCTTGTGCATCTTATGTCGATATCTTTTTCGACACCTATAAAGATGCTTCAAACGTCACGTTCTGCTATACATACGGTCTGTACAATTTTACTTATCACGAAGAGCCGATGTATTCGGTATCGGGCCTCGGAAGATATCATGTAAATCTGATGCTTCCGTCAGAACCTTCGATACTGTTTTACTGGTTCAGATTTAACTGCCCGGGAAATCTTGAAGATCTTCCTGAGGGCTTGAAAACAGATTCACCCGTTCAAACGCTTTATTACGGCGCGGGAATGGATACCAAAGACGGCGAAGGAACGCTCTATACAGAGCCTCCGAAGGTCGGCGTAGATGAGGAAAAGTATCCTTTTGCTTTCCAGATAACCGTTTATAACAGGGACTTCAAGACACCTGAATTTCTAAAGGGCGCCATGATCTACCAGATCTTCCCGGACAGATTTGCCAGGGATTCAGCCTTTGACTATCAGAAGCTGATCAATACAGATGACAGGACCGAGAGGATCTATCACGAGGACTGGAACGAAGATGTCGATACAAAGGGAAAGCCGGAGACAGGCTATCTCGCGTGTGATTTTTATGGCGGAAGCCTTAAGGGAATTGAAGAAAAGCTCGATTACTTAAAAGAACTCGGGATCAACGTTCTTTATTTGAATCCGATATTTGAGGCCAGATCTTCGCACAGATATGATACGGCCGATTATCTTAATGTTGATCCGGTCCTTGGCGGCACTGCGGCTTTTATGAGCCTTCAGAATGTCTGCAGGGAAAAGGGCATAAGGATAATCTTAGACGGCGTATTCAGCCATACGGGTGCTGATTCCAGATACTTTAACAAGTTTGACAGATATGAAGGCGTCGGCGCCTATAAGGCCTTTAACGAAGGCGAGGAGAGCCGTTACCGCTCATGGTATAACTTCTTCAGAAACAGCGACGGTTCCGTCGGTTACGAATCCTGGTGGGGTTTCCCTGATCTTCCCAATATCAATGAGGATGACTTGGCATACAGGAACTTCATCTTCGGCAAGGACGGCGTTGTCGACACATGGCTCTCGAGAGGCGCTTCAGGCTTCAGACTCGATGTCTCTGACGAGCTTCCCGACAGCTTCATAAGACAGATGAGACAGACCGTTAAGGATAAGACGGACGGCGAAGGTGCTGTTATCGGCGAAGTCTGGGAAGATGCTTCAAATAAGTGCAGTTACGGCAACTACCGTGACTTCATGCTCGGCAATACCCACGATTCCGTAATGGGCTATACATTCAGGCATATCCTTCTGGATTTCCTCTCGGGTTATATCGATGCAGATATAGCAAATACAAGGTTTGAAGGCTTCAGGGAGAGATATCCTGAGCAGGCATACTATTCGATGATGAATCTCGTATCGTCACATGACGTTCCGAGAATCATGACGATGCTCTCAAGGCCTGAAGATACTGACGACCGTGACATACAGCGCGGATTTAAGGTGGACAGCAGATACTACGATACCGTATCTTCCTTATCCAAGATGGCTTTTGCTTTCCAGACCTGCTATATAGGCGCGTCCTGCATCTATTACGGCGATGAGATCCTCATGGAAGGCTATAAGGATCCTTTTAACAGGCGGACATATCCCTGGAACAGGATCGATCAGAAGCAACAGGAGGCTCTGGCTTTCTTTAAGCGTATCGCAAGGGTCAGGACTGAAAACCAGTGCCTTAAGACAGGTTACTATAAGACCCTTATGGCAGAGGGCGGCACTTTCGCCTTCGTAAGATTCCTTAAAGAGGGCAGGGATGCCTTTGGCAAAGATGCAGACGGCAGCAGGGCGGTCGTTTTCGTAATGAACAGGTCCGATAAGCCTGTTTTTGTCGACGTTACTGAGCGTTACGGAAGCTATGAATGCAAAGATTCCAATGACGGCGGCGAGATCCATCCGATATCGGAGCAGTTCATTCTGGGAGGTATCCTGGGAGGAACGAGAAAGATCGGCATAAAACCTCTCGGAATTGCCATAGTAATCTTCTGA
- a CDS encoding amidophosphoribosyltransferase: protein MSGVFGCYDIKGSKQDVTRDTYYGIFSLQHRGQESCGIAVNDDGSFLVHKASGLVTDVFDEVTLSALAGTCAIGHVRGGSPRENGTDAIQPISIKSRVGNIALTSDSVIMNANKIRDELKDQGAIFQTNTDSEIILSLFSRNRIRTEDCEHAILETMKEIHGVYAMVFMTEDKLIGVRDPYGLRPLILGKLGDKYYISSESCALDAIGCETVRDFEPGEIITISKEGMSSIKYDPAVEKKDGKVCVFEYVYVARPDSMIDKMSIFDSRYRVGMALAKESPADVDLVIGAPDSGNAAAEGFAAGLGVQYGAGLLKNRYVGRTFIKSTQQQRELAVRMKFAALKTAIKDKKIAIVDDSLVRGTTTKHIISFLRENGAAEVHVRLASPPVKFGCCYGVNASSETELPASTKTVEEIRDMIGADSLAYISLDSLRASLNTIDCGVCSACFDGDFIAGKPEDDEESIHKVKYN, encoded by the coding sequence ATGAGTGGAGTTTTCGGATGTTATGACATCAAAGGAAGCAAACAGGATGTAACGAGAGATACTTACTACGGTATTTTCTCATTGCAGCACAGAGGACAGGAATCCTGCGGTATCGCAGTTAACGATGACGGATCTTTCCTTGTACATAAGGCTTCCGGTCTTGTTACGGATGTATTTGATGAGGTCACTTTATCAGCACTTGCCGGAACATGCGCTATAGGTCATGTCAGAGGCGGTTCTCCCAGAGAGAACGGCACAGATGCCATCCAGCCTATCTCTATCAAGTCCAGAGTAGGCAATATCGCTCTTACATCTGATTCGGTAATCATGAACGCCAACAAGATCAGAGACGAACTTAAGGATCAGGGCGCTATCTTCCAGACAAATACCGATTCTGAGATCATCCTTTCTCTGTTCTCCAGAAACAGGATCAGGACAGAGGACTGCGAGCACGCTATCCTCGAGACAATGAAGGAGATCCACGGCGTTTACGCAATGGTCTTCATGACAGAAGATAAGCTCATCGGCGTAAGAGATCCTTATGGTTTGAGACCTTTGATCCTCGGTAAGCTCGGCGACAAGTACTATATCTCTTCAGAGTCCTGCGCTCTCGATGCAATCGGATGCGAGACAGTAAGAGACTTTGAACCCGGTGAGATCATCACGATCTCCAAAGAAGGCATGAGCTCCATCAAATATGATCCTGCTGTCGAAAAGAAGGACGGCAAGGTCTGCGTTTTCGAATACGTTTATGTTGCAAGACCTGACTCCATGATCGACAAGATGTCCATCTTCGATTCCAGATACAGAGTAGGTATGGCTCTTGCAAAAGAGAGCCCTGCTGATGTTGACCTCGTTATCGGCGCACCTGACTCAGGTAATGCTGCTGCAGAAGGTTTCGCAGCTGGTCTCGGTGTTCAGTACGGTGCAGGTCTTTTGAAGAACAGATATGTAGGAAGAACATTCATCAAGAGCACACAGCAGCAGAGAGAACTCGCTGTAAGAATGAAGTTCGCAGCTCTTAAGACAGCTATCAAGGATAAGAAGATCGCGATCGTTGACGACTCTCTCGTAAGAGGTACAACAACAAAGCACATCATCTCATTCCTCCGCGAGAACGGCGCTGCAGAAGTTCATGTAAGACTCGCTTCTCCGCCGGTTAAGTTCGGCTGCTGCTACGGCGTTAACGCTTCATCAGAGACAGAGCTTCCTGCAAGCACAAAGACAGTTGAAGAGATCCGTGACATGATCGGCGCTGATTCACTCGCTTACATCAGCCTTGATTCTCTGAGAGCTTCTCTTAACACCATCGACTGCGGCGTTTGCTCCGCATGCTTCGACGGCGACTTCATCGCAGGCAAGCCTGAGGATGACGAAGAATCCATCCATAAAGTGAAGTACAACTGA
- a CDS encoding 5-(carboxyamino)imidazole ribonucleotide mutase, which produces MADGKVLVVMGSDSDFPVMEGCFKMLNKFGVGFKATVASAHRTPDKAMALARGAEAEGFKVIIAAAGLAAHLGGVLAANTALPVIGVPCKGGALAGVDALYATVQMPTGIPVATVAIDGGSNAAILACQMLAISDPELMQKIKDYKASLASSVEERDARLQQKIAEMN; this is translated from the coding sequence ATGGCTGATGGCAAAGTTTTGGTAGTAATGGGTTCCGATTCAGATTTCCCGGTTATGGAAGGATGTTTCAAGATGCTGAACAAATTCGGTGTCGGATTCAAAGCAACGGTTGCATCAGCACACAGAACACCTGACAAGGCCATGGCTCTTGCCAGAGGCGCAGAAGCAGAAGGCTTCAAGGTTATCATCGCAGCTGCAGGCCTCGCAGCTCACTTAGGCGGCGTTCTTGCTGCCAACACAGCACTTCCCGTAATCGGTGTTCCTTGCAAGGGCGGCGCTCTTGCAGGCGTTGACGCTCTTTATGCAACTGTTCAGATGCCTACAGGAATCCCTGTAGCAACGGTTGCGATCGACGGCGGCTCCAATGCTGCTATTCTCGCATGCCAGATGCTCGCGATCTCCGATCCTGAACTTATGCAGAAGATCAAGGATTACAAGGCTAGCCTCGCTTCATCGGTCGAGGAGAGGGATGCAAGACTTCAGCAGAAGATCGCTGAAATGAATTAA
- a CDS encoding starch synthase, with protein sequence MEKNIKVLFCSSECSPFVKVGGLADVVGSLPVELNKQGVDARVIIPLYKKIKVKYSDKLQFLGWKMVHMGWRSLYAGLFSLEVNGVIFYFIDNEYYFNFDQIYVDYVFDIERYCFYQRAVLDFMGDFMNFEPNVLHCNDWQTGMMPMLLDCHFKKNGYHTNVQTVYTIHNLKYQGVHSIDVVREMLDLPDDYLREDFCIKDKAINFMKAGIVFSNSVTTVSPTYAYEIMTDYYGEGLNYTLQKYAYKVSGIINGMNDLEYDPSKDDKIPMKYSIKNYKEGKAACKKSLQEQLKLDVNPGAPLCAMISRLVDQKGLDLLLYVLEEMLYDGMQVVILGTGDPYYERALVDIANRNPGKMCACIDFDSGLAHTIYAASDIFLMPSIFEPCGLSQLCSMAYGSVPVVRETGGLKDTVTPYNEYTGEGNGFSFANINAHEFLFVTKYAADIYRHHPDVWNKLIEAGMKGDYSWKKSAGEYAGLYSLITGIPRIVEEPAKEAKKEAPAKEEKPAEKKAADKKPAVKKEAAAKKEPAKKTAAKKAPAKKPAAKKATVKADEKKPEAKEKKD encoded by the coding sequence ATGGAAAAAAACATCAAAGTATTGTTCTGTTCGTCTGAGTGCAGTCCGTTCGTTAAAGTCGGCGGCCTGGCAGACGTTGTAGGCAGCCTGCCTGTAGAGCTTAATAAGCAGGGCGTTGATGCACGTGTTATTATCCCGCTCTACAAGAAGATCAAGGTTAAGTACAGCGACAAACTCCAGTTCCTCGGCTGGAAGATGGTCCATATGGGATGGAGATCGCTTTATGCAGGCCTTTTCTCTCTGGAAGTAAACGGCGTAATCTTCTATTTCATTGATAACGAATACTATTTCAACTTTGACCAGATCTATGTTGATTATGTTTTCGATATCGAGCGTTACTGCTTCTATCAGAGAGCTGTCCTTGATTTCATGGGCGACTTCATGAACTTTGAACCTAATGTTCTTCACTGCAATGACTGGCAGACGGGAATGATGCCGATGCTTTTGGACTGCCACTTCAAGAAGAACGGATATCACACCAACGTGCAGACGGTCTACACGATCCACAATCTCAAGTATCAGGGCGTTCATTCTATCGACGTTGTAAGAGAGATGTTGGATCTCCCTGACGATTACTTAAGAGAAGATTTCTGCATCAAGGATAAGGCCATCAACTTCATGAAGGCCGGTATCGTATTCAGTAATTCTGTTACTACGGTATCTCCGACATATGCATATGAGATCATGACAGATTACTATGGTGAAGGCCTCAACTATACATTGCAGAAGTATGCATACAAGGTATCCGGCATCATCAACGGCATGAATGATCTCGAATACGATCCTTCAAAGGACGACAAGATCCCGATGAAGTATTCGATCAAGAACTACAAGGAAGGCAAGGCTGCCTGCAAGAAGTCTTTGCAGGAGCAGCTTAAGCTTGATGTTAATCCCGGTGCTCCTTTGTGCGCAATGATCTCACGTCTCGTAGACCAGAAGGGATTAGACCTCCTGCTCTATGTTCTTGAGGAAATGCTCTACGACGGAATGCAGGTAGTAATCCTCGGTACGGGCGATCCTTACTATGAGAGAGCTCTCGTTGATATCGCTAACCGCAACCCGGGCAAGATGTGCGCATGCATCGATTTCGACAGCGGTCTTGCACATACGATCTATGCTGCATCCGATATCTTCCTCATGCCCAGTATCTTTGAACCCTGCGGCCTCTCACAGCTCTGCTCCATGGCATATGGTTCAGTTCCTGTCGTAAGAGAGACGGGCGGCCTTAAGGATACGGTCACACCTTATAATGAGTACACAGGCGAAGGCAACGGTTTCTCATTTGCCAACATCAATGCTCATGAGTTCTTATTCGTTACCAAGTATGCAGCTGACATCTACCGTCATCACCCTGATGTATGGAACAAGCTTATCGAAGCCGGCATGAAGGGCGACTATTCCTGGAAGAAGAGCGCAGGTGAGTATGCAGGTCTTTATTCCCTGATCACAGGCATTCCGAGGATCGTGGAAGAACCTGCAAAGGAAGCGAAAAAGGAAGCTCCGGCAAAGGAAGAAAAGCCTGCAGAAAAGAAGGCTGCTGATAAGAAGCCTGCAGTAAAGAAGGAAGCGGCTGCAAAGAAAGAGCCTGCTAAAAAAACTGCGGCAAAAAAGGCTCCGGCAAAAAAGCCCGCGGCTAAGAAAGCTACGGTAAAAGCCGATGAAAAGAAGCCTGAAGCGAAGGAGAAGAAAGACTGA
- a CDS encoding phosphoribosylaminoimidazolecarboxamide formyltransferase/IMP cyclohydrolase, with protein MSNEMQLKYGCNPNQKPSRIFMKDGSELPIEVLNGKPGYINLLDAFNGWQLVKELKEATGLPAATSFKHVSPAGAAVGKPLSETEAKIYFVDDLGELSPIACAYARARGADRMSSYGDFTALSDTCDAITATMLAREVSDGIIAPDYTPEALEILKTKRKGTYNVIKIDASYKPAPIETKEVYGVTFEQGRNEFEINHALLDNIVTDNKDIPEDKKIDLLISLITLKYTQSNSVCYVKDGQAIGIGAGQQSRIHCTRLAGNKADNWWLRQSPQVLGLQFVDDIRRPDRDNAIDVYISDEYEDVLAEGTWQNIFKVKPAVFTREEKKAWLAKNDNVALGSDAFFPFGDNIERAHKSGVKYIAEPGGSIRDDHVIMTCNKYGIAMAFTGMRLFHH; from the coding sequence ATGTCTAACGAGATGCAACTCAAGTACGGATGCAATCCTAACCAGAAGCCTTCCAGAATCTTCATGAAAGACGGTTCTGAGCTTCCTATCGAAGTATTGAACGGCAAGCCGGGATATATCAACCTTTTGGACGCTTTCAACGGCTGGCAGCTTGTAAAAGAGCTCAAGGAAGCAACAGGACTTCCTGCAGCAACATCATTCAAGCACGTTTCACCTGCAGGTGCTGCAGTAGGCAAGCCCCTCTCTGAGACAGAAGCTAAGATCTACTTCGTAGACGATCTGGGCGAGCTTTCTCCCATCGCATGCGCTTATGCAAGAGCAAGAGGCGCTGACAGAATGTCTTCTTACGGTGACTTTACAGCACTTTCCGACACATGCGACGCAATCACAGCTACAATGCTCGCAAGAGAAGTATCTGACGGCATCATCGCTCCTGACTACACACCCGAAGCTCTCGAGATCCTTAAGACAAAGAGAAAGGGTACATATAACGTAATCAAGATCGACGCTTCCTATAAGCCCGCTCCGATCGAGACAAAGGAAGTTTACGGTGTTACTTTCGAGCAGGGAAGAAATGAGTTTGAGATCAACCATGCACTCTTGGACAACATCGTTACTGACAATAAGGACATTCCTGAGGACAAGAAGATCGACCTCTTGATATCTCTTATCACACTCAAGTACACACAGTCCAACTCCGTCTGCTACGTTAAGGATGGCCAGGCAATCGGTATCGGCGCAGGCCAGCAGTCCAGAATCCACTGCACAAGACTCGCAGGCAACAAGGCTGATAACTGGTGGCTCAGACAGAGCCCTCAGGTATTGGGTCTCCAGTTCGTTGACGACATCCGCCGTCCCGACAGAGACAACGCTATCGACGTTTATATCTCTGACGAGTATGAGGACGTTCTCGCTGAAGGCACATGGCAGAACATCTTCAAGGTTAAGCCCGCTGTATTCACAAGAGAAGAGAAGAAGGCTTGGCTCGCTAAGAACGACAACGTAGCTCTTGGTTCTGACGCATTCTTCCCCTTCGGTGACAACATCGAGCGTGCTCACAAGAGCGGCGTTAAGTACATTGCAGAACCCGGCGGTTCCATCCGTGACGACCATGTCATCATGACATGCAACAAGTACGGCATTGCAATGGCATTCACAGGAATGAGACTGTTCCACCATTAA
- a CDS encoding IMP cyclohydrolase, which yields MITQNLGKILKENAYPGRGIVIGKSDDGKYAVTAYFIMGRSVNSRNRVFTATEDGIKTEAFDPSLLTDPHLIIYSPVRVLGNKTIVTNGDQTDTIYELMDKQMTFEQSLRGREFEDDAPNYTPRISGIMHVENGNYNFAMSILKSDDGDPASCERHTFTYTNPKAGIGRFIHTYMGDGSPLPSFEGEPEKVELSGDIDTFTNEVWTSLNEDNKVSLFVRYIDIETGVAETRIVNKNV from the coding sequence ATGATCACACAGAACCTGGGCAAGATCTTAAAGGAAAATGCTTATCCCGGAAGAGGAATCGTAATCGGCAAGTCCGATGACGGAAAGTATGCAGTTACAGCTTACTTCATCATGGGAAGAAGCGTTAACTCAAGAAACAGAGTATTCACGGCTACAGAAGACGGAATCAAGACAGAGGCTTTTGATCCTTCACTTCTTACAGATCCGCACCTTATCATTTATTCACCTGTAAGAGTTCTTGGCAACAAGACTATTGTTACTAACGGTGATCAGACTGACACTATCTATGAACTCATGGACAAGCAGATGACTTTCGAGCAGTCCTTGAGAGGCAGAGAGTTCGAAGATGACGCTCCGAACTATACTCCCAGAATCTCCGGAATCATGCACGTTGAAAACGGCAATTACAACTTCGCTATGTCCATCTTAAAGAGCGATGACGGCGATCCGGCTTCCTGCGAGCGCCACACATTCACATACACAAATCCCAAGGCAGGAATCGGCAGATTTATCCACACATACATGGGTGACGGCAGCCCGCTTCCTTCTTTCGAAGGCGAGCCTGAAAAGGTAGAGCTTTCAGGTGATATCGATACTTTCACAAACGAAGTATGGACAAGCCTCAACGAAGACAACAAGGTATCTCTTTTCGTACGCTATATCGACATCGAGACAGGCGTAGCTGAGACCAGAATTGTTAATAAGAATGTTTAA
- a CDS encoding O-6-methylguanine DNA methyltransferase, whose translation MADRIVLRKILISDSSELRKRGLMEGTLKLIEDDIRALGTGSQGEAMLAIKDDIIYALIKLFRPDRKNCRAHIDFVFTCDANADTQSGVVDEVLRYCFLEEYYHKVTVICNHGNEGLERILLGAGFNQEAVLRDEVRVKDGFEDAGLFAMLSYEYPKYNVCFVPFERGVAMVSGGEDYIDSVKLYHYGQQLEDPFVVNVASSLGLLDSNGGLARNDDGIYNLEKDQLEFLPSELAKAYVELKEYFDSNRAGFDINVVFNTGTPFQKKVWNALNSIPYGGTASYEDIALKLTDGKLSEARKITRAVGSACSDNPVAVIVPCHRVIGKDGSIVGYSAGIDIKDYLLLHESFTAVTPLISKEV comes from the coding sequence ATGGCTGACAGAATTGTTCTTCGTAAGATACTTATTTCAGACAGCTCCGAGCTTCGTAAGCGCGGCCTCATGGAAGGCACATTGAAGCTCATCGAAGATGATATCAGGGCTCTTGGCACAGGCAGCCAGGGCGAGGCGATGCTCGCCATAAAAGATGATATTATCTATGCCTTGATCAAGCTTTTCAGGCCGGATCGCAAGAATTGCAGGGCCCACATAGATTTTGTCTTCACCTGTGATGCGAACGCTGATACTCAGAGCGGCGTGGTCGATGAGGTCTTGAGATATTGTTTCCTTGAAGAGTACTATCACAAGGTAACTGTAATCTGCAATCACGGAAATGAGGGCCTTGAGCGTATTCTGTTGGGCGCGGGCTTTAACCAGGAAGCCGTTTTAAGGGATGAAGTCAGGGTGAAGGACGGCTTTGAGGATGCCGGACTTTTCGCGATGCTGTCTTATGAATATCCGAAATACAATGTCTGCTTCGTTCCTTTCGAGAGAGGCGTAGCTATGGTTTCGGGCGGCGAGGATTATATCGATTCCGTTAAGCTGTACCACTATGGCCAGCAGTTGGAAGATCCTTTTGTTGTTAATGTTGCGTCGAGCCTCGGGCTTCTTGATTCAAACGGCGGTCTTGCCAGAAATGACGACGGAATCTATAACCTCGAAAAGGACCAGCTCGAATTCCTGCCATCTGAACTCGCCAAAGCCTATGTCGAGCTGAAAGAATATTTTGACAGCAACAGGGCAGGCTTTGACATCAATGTTGTTTTCAATACGGGAACGCCTTTCCAGAAGAAAGTCTGGAATGCCCTTAATTCCATTCCGTACGGCGGTACCGCGAGCTACGAGGATATTGCTCTGAAGTTAACTGACGGCAAGCTTTCCGAAGCCCGTAAGATCACGAGAGCTGTAGGTTCTGCGTGCTCAGATAACCCTGTAGCAGTAATCGTTCCCTGTCACAGAGTAATCGGTAAGGACGGCAGCATCGTAGGATATTCTGCCGGTATCGATATCAAAGACTATCTGCTCTTGCATGAGAGCTTTACGGCGGTAACACCGCTCATATCCAAGGAGGTATAA